One part of the Borreliella afzelii genome encodes these proteins:
- a CDS encoding OmpH family outer membrane protein, whose amino-acid sequence MFFLILPLFFLLSFNVFSIDVIKIGIVDFDRIVIEVLNPQLKANLDQIKNRYQEQINGLNLELKNLKQMYDKSIADNDLDNARSFGNQYNLKVDELKRVSSLAKNNLEQQRLANINSLNNNSESLSKILHGIQYVAEINGFSLIMKKNNPYILYHNSTVDITDDVIKYLLEKYNKNP is encoded by the coding sequence GTGTTTTTTTTGATTTTACCATTGTTTTTTTTATTGTCCTTTAATGTTTTTTCGATAGATGTTATTAAAATAGGCATTGTTGATTTTGATAGAATTGTGATTGAAGTTTTAAATCCTCAATTGAAAGCTAATCTTGATCAAATAAAAAATAGGTATCAAGAACAAATAAATGGGTTAAATTTAGAACTTAAGAATTTAAAACAGATGTATGATAAATCAATTGCTGATAATGACTTAGACAATGCAAGATCTTTTGGTAACCAATATAATTTAAAAGTTGATGAGCTAAAGAGAGTGTCTAGTTTAGCAAAGAATAATTTAGAGCAGCAAAGATTGGCCAATATTAATAGTTTAAATAATAATAGTGAATCTTTAAGTAAAATACTTCATGGTATTCAATATGTTGCAGAAATTAATGGGTTTTCTTTGATTATGAAAAAAAATAATCCATATATTCTTTACCATAACAGTACTGTTGATATAACAGATGATGTTATTAAGTATCTTTTAGAAAAGTATAATAAAAATCCTTAA
- a CDS encoding translocation/assembly module TamB domain-containing protein: protein MNLEFLKNKTFLLLILPLLVFVLIIFSINLFVQVQIYSAKFLVVKYLESKFGFKIKYDNISPYFLSSIKIDGLELSLDGKDKILMDVVRVDLNLFKLILGDENIILNVYVKGSNLNFDINDFSLSDDLSSSSAYSDNGNVILNKILNYLYRLNINLENININIKLNKHNSWLNFKVRNFSLSTVDEDFLFSSVVDFSAVKNLEINLPAERVDDGVLDSTFYFEGKFKKGFEDGYINFSFFELKTSYFSLLEQGFQINYSKGNLKIFNLQRENFDFNLSYDKANGFIRLDALFFNVNLLNWIKLNKDFEIYKDYFDISLNGQLAFSYDFKDKDVRYAGIIDSSLNADTIGKEIQGLQLKIKGNDSIVSVENAFLKLKRGVVNYKGYYSLKDLLPIGRLNFKSAKILNFNDLNGYLDFKKDKNIFSVKSDSFSLGNLSFQDLSLKTYFLKDKIFVDYLIYLENKNSQISLKGDLNDEEFSFNLGIKEFPLLFLKEVVPSSYLINFFPKTLFSGKYLNLVSDFNLNKFDYRKNRLKKFNFIVFSKLDNFKFMFDASGEKNFYKSNNFDLQYNDYNLHSSLFVELFESGFNISTNFSYLDKNYPLNFNVNFKNKFIVAESPLGIKLDFNYFDSKIIYTLNVNGFKVYNKTSDLLININFHGNYLELNNDLKFRIDKFNIIKASKIPAYNFNFGFKGLYEYDKLYISDVKFINKLSNLQGYGQFNLKDNFNGSLNLFSSLNSERYFLGVNSDEYGSYFLLKFQDLDFYNFNSLSLLEGKVNGNFLLNFKNNDFKNYSLSGYLEADKLTLLGIPMQFSLNLGLLDNRLNIYDIKVKRNKKEFLTGSLRYDLSSSIGVSNMVFNSDLFSYKFNANFRNFESRDEERFGVLKTKTEGEFSFRDIKYKNEFLSNLTVEFSNDFEKFNMASIDYDLIDVLYHYGSGEYSFILKDYLPLSFNSSGKIIKNKILGNVRDIKFDSKIITKDFLDSHPLFNIDNHFILYDLFLNGEFDIDGDLYNPNINGSLNIQKGLISTEYLRASRKFGGDRTLEIFDMPVEIQDNKIIFSNEFALDRYSKVFVSTSLNLNFLSDTIIDYYKIDINVTGRTGVPIKFDKIALSFTGYALGNFSIEGNADEIMFKGILNISNAWVYSLESSIVNLLVNPFKQAKRAQTVDINVRDFDILTHLEINFDSGVTFHWPDSNISFLQATISRGDKLVIKSDTKTDDFILKGDLNIANGFVNYNNKKFIFKSGAYISFNESRIKFDPWIKAEATNTIKDRNDKLLVTIGIDSPLSLWKIEFMSYPSRSEQEIKYLLSGSTMGGSEGGLRSAGTNAAEMAIGIVSDIALDFLIQPIEDYMRSVLNLDLLSIKTDILKNSINSNFFKIGNPTFVDVLDNTSVKVGKYLVEGVFISGGFGFLKEQTTPFSKDLNFVINLGIEFDSPFFLVNYEFDYNFMKKGLDGIGNNIGISWKFKY from the coding sequence ATGAATTTGGAGTTTTTGAAAAATAAGACATTTTTATTGTTGATTTTACCACTTTTAGTTTTTGTTTTAATAATTTTTTCCATTAATCTATTTGTTCAAGTTCAAATTTATTCTGCAAAGTTTCTTGTTGTAAAATATCTTGAATCAAAATTTGGCTTTAAGATTAAATATGATAATATTTCACCATATTTTTTATCATCCATTAAAATCGACGGTTTAGAGCTAAGCTTGGATGGAAAAGATAAAATATTAATGGATGTTGTTAGGGTAGATTTAAATCTGTTTAAATTAATTTTAGGCGATGAAAATATTATTTTAAATGTTTATGTTAAAGGGAGTAATTTGAATTTTGATATAAACGATTTTAGTTTATCCGATGATTTGAGTTCTAGCAGCGCCTATTCCGACAATGGAAATGTAATTTTAAATAAAATTTTAAATTATCTTTATAGACTAAATATTAATTTAGAAAATATCAATATTAATATTAAGCTCAATAAGCATAATAGTTGGTTGAATTTTAAAGTTAGAAATTTTTCATTGAGTACTGTAGATGAAGATTTTTTATTTAGTTCTGTAGTTGATTTTAGTGCTGTTAAAAATTTAGAAATCAATTTGCCAGCTGAAAGAGTTGATGATGGAGTTTTAGATTCAACTTTCTATTTTGAAGGAAAATTCAAAAAAGGTTTTGAGGATGGTTATATAAACTTTAGTTTTTTTGAACTTAAAACGAGTTATTTTTCTTTGCTTGAGCAAGGATTCCAAATAAATTATTCAAAAGGAAATTTAAAAATTTTTAATTTACAAAGGGAGAATTTTGATTTTAATTTAAGTTACGATAAAGCTAATGGTTTTATTCGATTGGATGCTTTATTTTTCAATGTTAATCTTTTGAATTGGATTAAGCTAAACAAAGACTTTGAAATTTATAAAGATTATTTTGATATAAGCTTAAATGGTCAGTTGGCATTTTCTTATGATTTTAAAGATAAAGATGTAAGATATGCAGGAATAATAGATTCTTCTTTAAATGCAGATACTATAGGTAAAGAAATTCAAGGTTTGCAACTTAAAATCAAAGGGAATGATAGCATTGTAAGCGTTGAAAATGCCTTTTTAAAGCTTAAAAGGGGAGTTGTAAACTATAAAGGTTATTATTCTTTAAAGGACTTGCTTCCAATAGGACGTCTTAACTTTAAATCTGCAAAAATTTTAAACTTTAATGATTTAAATGGGTATTTGGATTTTAAGAAAGATAAAAATATTTTTTCGGTTAAGTCTGATAGTTTTAGTCTTGGAAATCTTAGTTTTCAAGATTTAAGTTTAAAAACTTATTTTTTAAAGGATAAAATTTTTGTTGACTATTTGATTTATTTAGAAAATAAAAATTCTCAAATTTCTTTAAAAGGAGATCTTAATGATGAAGAATTTTCTTTCAATTTAGGCATTAAAGAGTTTCCGCTACTTTTTTTAAAAGAAGTTGTTCCTAGTTCTTATTTAATAAATTTTTTCCCCAAGACTTTATTTTCAGGTAAATATTTAAATTTAGTTTCTGATTTTAATTTAAATAAATTTGATTATCGTAAGAATAGATTAAAAAAATTCAATTTCATAGTATTTTCAAAGTTGGATAATTTTAAATTTATGTTTGATGCTAGTGGAGAAAAAAATTTTTACAAATCAAACAACTTTGATTTGCAGTACAATGATTACAATTTGCATTCTAGCTTGTTTGTTGAGCTATTTGAAAGTGGGTTTAATATTAGTACGAATTTTTCTTATTTGGATAAAAATTATCCTTTAAATTTTAATGTTAATTTTAAAAATAAGTTTATTGTTGCTGAATCTCCTCTTGGCATAAAATTAGATTTCAATTATTTTGATTCTAAAATAATTTATACCCTTAATGTTAATGGTTTTAAGGTTTACAATAAAACCTCTGATCTTTTGATAAATATAAATTTTCATGGGAACTATTTAGAGCTTAATAATGATTTGAAATTTAGAATAGATAAGTTTAATATAATAAAAGCTTCTAAAATACCCGCTTATAATTTTAATTTTGGGTTTAAGGGCTTATATGAATATGATAAATTGTACATTTCTGATGTTAAATTTATAAACAAGCTTTCAAATTTGCAAGGATATGGACAATTCAATTTAAAAGATAATTTTAATGGTAGTTTAAATTTATTTTCTAGTTTAAATTCAGAACGATATTTTTTAGGAGTTAATTCCGATGAATATGGAAGTTATTTTTTACTTAAATTTCAAGATTTAGATTTTTACAATTTTAATTCTTTATCCCTTTTAGAAGGGAAGGTTAATGGTAATTTTTTGCTAAATTTTAAAAATAATGATTTTAAAAATTATTCTTTGAGTGGATATCTTGAGGCTGATAAATTAACTTTATTGGGCATTCCTATGCAGTTTTCTCTGAATTTAGGATTATTGGACAATAGGCTTAACATATATGATATAAAAGTCAAGCGCAATAAAAAAGAGTTTCTTACTGGTAGTCTAAGATATGACTTAAGCAGCTCCATAGGCGTATCTAATATGGTTTTTAATAGCGACTTATTTTCTTATAAGTTTAATGCAAATTTTAGAAACTTTGAAAGTAGGGATGAAGAGCGATTTGGAGTTTTGAAAACCAAAACAGAGGGTGAATTTTCCTTTAGAGATATTAAATATAAAAATGAGTTTTTATCTAATCTTACGGTTGAATTTAGCAATGATTTTGAAAAATTTAATATGGCCTCAATTGATTATGACCTTATTGATGTTTTATACCATTATGGTAGTGGAGAATATAGCTTTATTTTAAAAGATTATTTACCTCTTAGTTTTAATTCATCAGGTAAAATAATTAAAAATAAAATTCTTGGAAATGTCAGAGATATTAAATTTGATTCAAAAATAATCACTAAAGATTTTTTAGATTCACATCCTTTATTTAATATTGACAATCATTTTATTCTTTATGATCTTTTTTTAAATGGTGAATTTGATATTGATGGGGATTTATATAATCCTAATATTAATGGAAGTTTAAATATTCAAAAAGGATTAATAAGTACTGAGTATTTAAGGGCTTCTAGAAAGTTTGGTGGTGATAGAACTTTAGAAATATTTGATATGCCAGTTGAAATTCAGGATAATAAAATCATTTTTAGTAATGAGTTTGCTTTGGATCGGTATTCCAAGGTTTTTGTTTCTACTAGTTTAAATTTAAATTTTTTAAGTGATACTATTATTGATTATTACAAAATAGATATTAATGTGACTGGCAGAACAGGAGTCCCTATTAAGTTTGACAAAATTGCTTTAAGCTTTACAGGTTATGCTTTAGGCAATTTTTCAATTGAAGGAAATGCCGATGAAATTATGTTTAAAGGCATTTTAAATATTTCAAATGCTTGGGTTTATTCTCTTGAAAGTTCTATTGTTAATTTATTAGTAAATCCCTTCAAGCAAGCAAAAAGAGCGCAAACAGTTGATATTAATGTTCGAGATTTTGATATTTTGACTCACCTTGAGATAAATTTTGACAGCGGTGTTACTTTTCACTGGCCAGATAGTAATATTTCGTTTTTACAAGCTACTATTTCAAGAGGGGATAAGCTTGTAATAAAATCTGATACAAAAACCGATGATTTTATTCTTAAGGGAGATTTAAATATTGCAAATGGTTTTGTTAATTATAATAATAAAAAATTTATCTTTAAAAGTGGTGCTTATATATCCTTTAATGAGAGCAGAATTAAGTTTGATCCATGGATAAAGGCAGAGGCTACAAATACAATTAAAGATAGAAATGATAAACTGCTTGTTACAATAGGTATTGATAGTCCTTTGAGTTTATGGAAAATTGAGTTTATGTCTTATCCTTCTAGGAGTGAACAGGAGATTAAATATTTGCTCTCAGGATCAACAATGGGAGGGTCTGAGGGAGGATTGCGATCGGCAGGGACTAATGCTGCTGAAATGGCAATTGGAATAGTAAGTGATATTGCTCTTGATTTTTTAATTCAACCCATTGAAGATTATATGCGTTCTGTATTAAACTTAGACTTGTTGAGTATCAAGACGGATATATTAAAGAATTCTATTAATAGTAATTTTTTTAAAATTGGGAATCCTACTTTTGTTGATGTTCTTGATAATACAAGTGTTAAGGTAGGAAAATATCTTGTCGAGGGTGTTTTTATTAGTGGAGGCTTTGGTTTTTTAAAAGAGCAAACGACTCCTTTTTCAAAGGATTTAAATTTTGTTATTAATTTGGGCATTGAGTTTGATTCTCCATTTTTTTTGGTTAATTATGAGTTTGATTACAATTTTATGAAAAAAGGTTTAGATGGAATAGGAAATAATATAGGTATTTCTTGGAAATTTAAATATTAA
- the tmk gene encoding dTMP kinase, which produces MIKILKNFYCIEGIDGSGKTSIINKLKTICKNESRYYFTKEPSSGIIGEMIKEQLMNFKNPLKESTFAYLYAADRHDHLYKKGGILEILNTKSTKIITDRYLFSSIAYQGKLGYELNKNFPLPEKVFFIKTDPKIAYERIQKNRTQSDLFELEKYKTFEQITLKYLKTFKKIEKTINVIYIDNSIKDNLDKNAEKIFNLIKF; this is translated from the coding sequence GTGATTAAAATATTAAAAAACTTTTATTGCATAGAAGGAATTGATGGAAGTGGAAAAACAAGCATAATTAATAAACTAAAAACCATTTGTAAGAATGAATCAAGGTATTACTTTACAAAAGAACCATCAAGCGGAATAATTGGAGAAATGATAAAAGAGCAATTAATGAATTTTAAAAATCCTTTAAAAGAATCAACATTTGCATATCTTTATGCAGCAGATAGACACGATCACTTATATAAAAAAGGTGGAATACTGGAAATTTTAAACACAAAATCCACAAAAATAATAACTGATCGCTATTTATTCTCATCAATTGCCTATCAAGGAAAATTGGGATATGAATTAAATAAAAATTTTCCATTACCTGAAAAAGTATTCTTTATTAAAACAGACCCAAAAATAGCTTATGAAAGAATCCAAAAAAATAGAACACAAAGTGATCTTTTTGAGCTTGAAAAATACAAAACTTTTGAACAAATTACTCTTAAATATTTAAAAACATTTAAAAAAATAGAAAAAACAATTAATGTGATTTATATTGACAATTCAATAAAAGATAATTTAGATAAAAACGCAGAAAAAATTTTCAATCTAATAAAATTCTAA
- the bamA gene encoding outer membrane protein assembly factor BamA, whose translation MGSIRGLFFISFLMFLGVFSFAQVENYKGKIIKGINFEGLKNKKEVDFINTLKPYIGTAYSNEIFDKLQIDLYALDYFSGLIKPIFKMDGEELFITFIVKEKSLVNSVVFSDSSRVFWNSELVEKVNIKTNEPLNLASVNKGVDKLEEMYKDTGYLDASVNFEIKEEGNLVDIIFNIVAGPKYVIKGIDFEGNLSFKSSTLRKSLASRVVSLFSDGKYLKSNVDKDKHQLESFYKNNGYIDIKIINSTVDIKDSLKDSQRLEKEVFLKYFISEGNVFRFGKLEILGNSVFSLEELKSFITFKEGDIFNNSKFEQDFTKIKESYFKEGYIFTEIIPSQKIRGEFVDFLIKISEKDKAHIESITVSKNKNTASHVILREIPLQEGDVFSLDKFKMGMVNLQQLGYFSNVIPDIVPSNTEGLMKINLNIEERATSNFGFGMNFGGNSNSSFPFSVFGQWELSNFLGEGYYFAARLNLSFLEQSLSLTFRDNWFFQKRWTVGGFVDFSHSVNTAYQDINGPIFSGKREVPDPFTSWEEYRDAKSFSDFNAMNYSLLKLSFGGFTGYTFSNYLGKQTLLGTLQTALKYVFYDNEINRPSNYYLRDNYKTFRFENSLSLSAAWDTRNSTSLSNNGFLLKQQFDFFGGFLFGQSHFIKSATTFERYFSLLGYEDVFTPYFDIILTLRSVYSNILPPLGNGFEIEIQPHHHIVLSENFMQARGWGILKNIYSSFVNTVQISIPLLKNFLVWDVFFIDFASYSLEGQENSLFRPFSSFAFSWGTGIRSLLPQLPLSFVIAYPFYFDNDKVNSYYKYFSGFKFFLGIEMRY comes from the coding sequence ATGGGTTCAATTAGAGGTTTGTTTTTTATAAGTTTTTTAATGTTTTTAGGTGTTTTTAGTTTTGCTCAAGTTGAAAATTACAAAGGTAAAATAATAAAGGGTATTAATTTTGAAGGACTTAAGAATAAGAAAGAGGTGGATTTTATTAATACTTTAAAACCTTACATTGGTACGGCATATTCTAATGAAATTTTTGATAAATTACAAATTGATCTTTATGCTCTTGATTATTTTTCTGGGCTTATTAAGCCGATTTTTAAAATGGATGGCGAGGAACTGTTTATTACATTTATTGTAAAAGAAAAATCTTTGGTTAATTCTGTTGTTTTTTCTGATAGCAGTAGAGTTTTTTGGAATAGCGAACTTGTTGAGAAGGTAAATATTAAGACCAATGAGCCTTTAAATCTTGCAAGTGTTAACAAAGGTGTTGACAAGCTTGAAGAGATGTATAAAGACACGGGATATCTTGATGCTTCTGTAAATTTTGAAATCAAAGAAGAAGGAAATTTGGTTGATATTATTTTCAATATAGTAGCTGGGCCTAAATACGTTATTAAAGGTATTGATTTTGAAGGAAATTTAAGCTTTAAAAGTAGCACTTTGAGAAAATCTTTAGCATCAAGAGTAGTATCTCTTTTTTCAGATGGTAAATATTTAAAAAGTAATGTTGATAAGGACAAGCATCAACTAGAGTCTTTTTATAAAAATAATGGATATATTGATATTAAGATTATCAACAGTACTGTTGATATTAAAGATTCTCTTAAAGATTCTCAAAGGTTAGAAAAGGAAGTTTTTTTGAAATATTTTATTTCAGAAGGTAATGTTTTTAGATTTGGAAAGCTTGAAATTTTGGGTAATTCAGTTTTTAGTTTGGAAGAATTAAAAAGTTTTATTACCTTTAAGGAAGGTGATATTTTTAATAATTCTAAATTTGAGCAGGATTTTACCAAAATCAAAGAAAGTTATTTTAAAGAAGGGTATATTTTTACAGAAATTATTCCTTCACAAAAGATAAGGGGAGAGTTTGTTGATTTTTTAATTAAAATTTCAGAAAAGGATAAGGCTCATATTGAGTCTATTACTGTTTCTAAAAATAAAAATACAGCTTCGCATGTAATACTTAGAGAGATCCCACTTCAAGAAGGTGATGTTTTTAGTTTGGATAAATTTAAGATGGGTATGGTAAACTTACAGCAGCTTGGTTATTTTTCAAATGTAATCCCTGATATTGTTCCGAGCAATACGGAAGGGCTTATGAAAATAAATTTAAACATTGAGGAGCGAGCAACAAGTAATTTTGGATTTGGTATGAATTTTGGAGGCAATTCAAATTCTTCGTTTCCATTCTCAGTATTTGGGCAATGGGAGCTTTCTAACTTTTTGGGTGAAGGCTATTATTTTGCTGCAAGGCTAAATTTATCTTTTTTAGAGCAAAGTCTTAGTTTGACATTTAGAGATAATTGGTTTTTTCAGAAAAGATGGACTGTGGGTGGATTTGTAGATTTTTCACATTCTGTTAATACCGCTTATCAGGATATTAATGGGCCTATTTTTTCTGGTAAAAGAGAAGTTCCAGATCCATTTACAAGTTGGGAAGAATATCGAGATGCTAAAAGCTTTTCCGATTTTAATGCTATGAATTATTCTTTACTTAAGCTTAGTTTTGGGGGATTTACAGGATATACTTTTTCTAATTATCTTGGTAAGCAAACTCTTCTTGGTACTTTACAAACTGCTTTAAAATATGTTTTTTATGATAATGAGATTAACAGACCTTCAAATTATTATTTAAGAGATAATTATAAAACTTTTAGATTTGAAAATTCTCTTAGTTTGAGTGCGGCTTGGGATACGAGAAATTCTACCTCTTTGTCTAATAATGGATTTTTGCTTAAACAGCAGTTTGATTTTTTCGGCGGATTTTTATTTGGTCAGAGTCATTTTATTAAATCTGCTACAACCTTTGAGAGATATTTTTCTCTTTTAGGATATGAGGATGTATTTACGCCTTATTTTGATATTATTTTGACCTTAAGGAGTGTTTATTCAAATATATTGCCTCCTCTTGGTAATGGTTTTGAAATTGAAATTCAACCCCATCATCACATAGTTCTTAGTGAAAATTTTATGCAGGCTAGAGGTTGGGGGATTTTGAAAAATATTTACAGCTCCTTTGTAAATACTGTGCAAATATCTATTCCTTTGTTAAAAAATTTTTTAGTTTGGGATGTTTTTTTTATAGATTTTGCTTCCTATTCTTTAGAAGGGCAAGAAAATTCTTTATTTAGACCTTTTAGTAGTTTTGCTTTTAGCTGGGGGACTGGAATTAGAAGTCTTTTACCTCAGTTACCACTGTCTTTTGTAATAGCTTATCCTTTTTATTTTGACAATGATAAAGTTAACAGTTATTACAAATATTTTTCTGGATTTAAATTTTTCTTAGGAATTGAAATGAGATATTAA
- a CDS encoding thymidine kinase: MGFCLDFANKEDAKLNNIVSISHFDFKVKINLILVVGPMGSGKTEYAAKIYKDSLVVRKKSFKVLGNIIKGNRSRVNVFFIRNFLDKRRFQDFPENVIPYRGGGKDRIDEIGFASSSFDIEKLIASNPSCGTFIIDEACFYDERLIFVLNKISLNENILFILPTLLYNFRKESFNDTAKLLVEYSDKIYKLGAYCGHIDCMEESFFSYRYYFYNNKEIPAPYFDPLLIVGGDEEIESAIYPNYATRCSMHHYLVGKEYFFSFLKPFALLYSQGDKKFLENEIVALSTDVENSNFVNSLDSERAYEFRDEILRNILELPFLAERALITLFSEYSILSKDNFKDLVFKFSLNKDYINKIFFSKEGKEIF, from the coding sequence TTGGGTTTTTGTTTAGACTTTGCTAATAAAGAAGATGCTAAATTAAATAACATTGTATCTATTAGCCATTTTGATTTTAAAGTCAAAATAAATTTAATCCTTGTAGTTGGGCCCATGGGAAGTGGAAAAACAGAATATGCTGCAAAAATTTATAAAGATTCGCTTGTTGTGAGAAAAAAATCTTTTAAAGTATTGGGTAATATTATTAAAGGAAATAGGAGTAGGGTTAATGTATTTTTTATTAGAAATTTTCTCGACAAGAGAAGGTTTCAGGATTTTCCAGAAAATGTAATACCATATAGAGGTGGTGGAAAAGATAGAATTGATGAGATTGGTTTTGCCAGCAGCTCTTTTGATATTGAAAAATTAATAGCTTCTAATCCTAGTTGTGGTACTTTTATTATTGATGAGGCATGTTTTTATGATGAGCGTTTAATTTTTGTTTTAAATAAAATTTCGTTAAATGAGAATATTTTATTTATATTGCCCACATTACTTTACAATTTTAGAAAAGAATCTTTTAATGATACTGCTAAACTTTTGGTAGAATATTCAGATAAGATTTATAAGCTTGGAGCTTATTGTGGGCATATTGATTGCATGGAAGAATCTTTTTTTTCGTATAGATATTATTTTTACAACAACAAAGAAATTCCAGCCCCCTATTTTGATCCTTTGCTTATTGTTGGTGGTGATGAAGAGATTGAATCTGCTATTTACCCAAATTACGCTACAAGATGTTCAATGCACCATTATCTTGTGGGCAAAGAATATTTTTTTTCTTTTTTAAAGCCATTTGCCTTGTTATATTCACAAGGAGATAAAAAATTTCTTGAAAATGAAATTGTAGCGTTAAGCACTGATGTTGAAAATTCTAATTTTGTAAATTCTTTAGATAGTGAAAGAGCGTATGAATTTAGAGATGAAATTTTAAGAAATATTCTAGAGCTGCCTTTTTTGGCGGAAAGAGCGTTAATAACTCTTTTCTCGGAATATAGCATCTTGAGTAAAGATAATTTTAAAGATCTTGTTTTTAAGTTTTCTTTAAATAAGGATTATATAAATAAAATTTTTTTTTCCAAAGAAGGCAAAGAAATTTTTTAA